atagtgcctccaaatttttaggGCAAAGACAACTGTTGCTAGCTCAAGATCATGTGTAGGGTAGTTCTGTtcatgcggtttcaactgcctcGATGCGTAGGCAATCACTCTTCCCTtttgcatgagtacgcatcaCAGACCTTCCTTAGATGCGTCAGTGTAGATGGTGAATTTCTTATCTTCAGTGGGTAAAATTAGCACTGGCGTGGATGCGAGCTTTTCTTTCAATGTTTGAAAACTTTTCTCGAAACCTTCGTCCCATATGAACTTGGAATTATTCTGAGTGAGTTTAGTCAGTGGTATAGCGATTGAAGAAAAACCTTCgacgaacttcctgtaataactTGCCAGTCCAAGAAAGCTCCTGATGTCCGTAGCGTTCTTAGGCTTTGGCCATTCTGTAATTGCCTCGACTTTCTTGGGGTCCACTGATATTCCTGCTTCAgagatcacatgtcctaaaaaggatacactcttcggccagaactcacatttcatAAACTTATCATAGAGTTCTTCTCTCTCAGAGTCTGTAGTGCAAGGCAGAGGTGTTCTTCATGCTCTTTTTCGTTGGAAGAATAGACGAG
The sequence above is a segment of the Primulina tabacum isolate GXHZ01 chromosome 6, ASM2559414v2, whole genome shotgun sequence genome. Coding sequences within it:
- the LOC142550226 gene encoding putative mitochondrial protein AtMg00860, translating into MDWLARNNAMVDCKGKRVKLRTPNQKDLVYHGISVDPKKVEAITEWPKPKNATDIRSFLGLASYYRKFVEGFSSIAIPLTKLTQNNSKFIWDEGFEKSFQTLKEKLASTPVLILPTEDKKFTIYTDASKEGKANKVADALSRKNGGKITIASLSARPYLQETVK